From the genome of Agromyces intestinalis:
GTGGGGCTCGTGGCATCCTCCTGGTCGGCGAGCCAGACCTTCGCGTCGCTGTTCAGCGCGTTGATGGCCATCTTGCGGTCGGTGGGGCCGGTGATCTCGACGCGGCGGTCCTCGAGGCCCGGGCCGGGGCCGGCGACGCGCCACGACGGGTCGCGGCGGATCTGCTCGGTCTCGGGGAGGAACTTCGGGTCGCGGCCGTTCGCGGCGTCCACCCGGTTCTGCAGGCGCGCGGCGAGCAGATCGTGCCGGGTGTGGGCGAAGCGGTCGTGGAGTTCGGCGAGGAACTCCAGTGCGCCCGGTGTGAGGATCTCGTCGTACCGCTCGCCGGCGGCGCCGGTGACCTCGATCCGCGGTGCGACGGTCGCGAAGCTGCCGGTCGTCGGCGCGCCCGTGCGCGGGCTGCGGCGCGCCGCCTGCGGCGGAGCATCCGTTCGTTCGATGGTGAGCGTATTCATGGTCTCGTCTCCTTGAATGCTTTTCTCAGGAGGAATCGCGTCGATCGTCGCGCGACGCGGCGATTCCTCCTGAAAAGCGACCGTTTCGGGCGGTTCCTCCTGAAAAGAGTTCAGGGGCGAACCGCTCGGGTCAGTGGGTGAACTGGTCTTCCTCGGTCGATCCGACGAGGGCGAGCGTCGCGCTGGTGGGGTTCAGCGCCGTGGCGATCTGGTCGAAGTAGCCGGTGCCGACCTCGCGCTGGTGGCGCGTGGCGGTGTATCCGGATGCCTCCGAGGCGAATTCCGCCTCCTGGAGCTCGACGTATGCGCTCATGTGCCGCTCGCTGTAGTCCTTCGCGAGCGTGAACATGGAGTGGTTGAGGGCGTGGAAGCCCGCGAGGGTGATGAACTGGAACGCGTAGCCCATGCTCGCGAGCTCGCGCTGGAACTTCGCGATCTGGTCGTCGTCGAGGTGGCGCTTCCAGTTGAACGACGGCGAGCAGTTGTAGCTCAGGCGCTTGCCCGGGAACTTCGCGTGCACGGCCTCGGCGAACCGGCGAGCGAGGTCGAGGTCGGGCTCGGCCGACTCGACCCACAGCAGGTCGGCGTACTCGGCGTAGGCCAGGCCGCGGGCGATGACCGGCTCGATGCCGTTCTGCACCTCGTAGAAGCCCTCGGCGGTGCGCTCGCCCGTCACGAAGGGGCGGTCGCGCTCGTCGTGATCGCTCGTCAGCAGGGTCGCGGCGAGCGCGTCGGTGCGGGCGATGATGACGGATGGCACGCCGGCCACGTCGGCCGCAAGGCGCGCCGCGTTGATCGTGCGGATGTGCTGCGACGTCGGGATCAGCACCTTGCCGCCCATGTGGCCGCACTTCTTCTCGCTCGCGAGCTGGTCCTCCCAGTGCACGCCGGCGGCGCCCGCCTCGATCATCTGGTGCATGAGCTCGTAGGCGTTCAGCGGTCCGCCGAAGCCGGCCTCGGCGTCCGCGACGATCGGGGCCAACCAGTCGCGCTCGCCGTCGGGGCCGTCGGTGCCCTGCTCGATCTGGCCGGCGCGCAGCAACGCGTTGTTGATGCGGCGCACGACCGCGGGCACCGAGTTGGCCGGGTAGAGCGACTGGTCGGGGTACGTCTGGCCGCTGAGGTTCGCGTCGGCCGCGACCTGCCAGCCGCTCAGGTAGATCGCCTTCAGACCCGCGCGCACCTGCTGCACGGCCTGGTTGCCGGTGAGGGCGCCGAGTGCCGCCGACCACTCGGGGTCATCCATGCGGTCGAACGCGGTGCCGGTGTTGCGCTGGATGTCCTCCCACAGCTTCTCGGCGCCGCGGCGGGCGAGCGTGCGCTCCTCGCGCACCGGGCCGCGCAGGGCGATGACGTCCTCGGCGGTGTAGTCGCGCGTGACGCCCTCCCAGCGCGGGTTCGCGTCCCACTCGAGCTGCAGCTCGGCAGCGGTCTGGGTCTGGTCGCCGGGGCGGGCGGGCTGGGTGCTCATCGTCGTGCTCCTTCGGTGGTGATCGGATGCCTCGTGCCTCGGCCGGCCGTGGTCGGCGGCGTGCGACGGGGCATCCGGTGGCCTGTGTCCTCCACTGTGCGGGGCGTGCCGGGGGTGCGACCGAGGATTCGGGGGGTGAACTTCCGCGGTTCTTCTGCGCCGCGGAAGGAACCCGCTCTCAGCGGGCTCGGGCCTCGCGCCCTGCCGCCGTGCACGGCCGGGGAGTGCTCCCCATCGGATGCGGCGCAGGGAGTCCGTATCGTTGCGTCGGACCCTTCCCGATGAACGAACAGGAGCACGTCGTCACCCGACGCCCCGCCCGCATCGCCCTGCTCGGTGCCGCAGCCGCCGCCGCACTCGTGGCCTCCGGCACCGCACCCGCCGTCGCCGCAGACCCGGCGCCGACCCTCGCCGACCTGCCCGCCGACTGCCAGGGCGCGCTGAGCATCGTGACCGCCGACGGCGCCCTCGAGACGCTCGTCGTGAACTCCACCCGAGCGCCGGGCGAGGTGGCCCGCTCCGAGTCGCCCGAGGGCAGCGACACCTTCGACTTCGTGCCGCGCGATCTCGTGTGGATCGGCGGCTCGGGCGACGAGGAGGGCGGCCATGGGAGCTACCTCGCGGTCTCGCCGACCGGTCGCCTGCTCGAGGTCGAGTACCGCACGCACCTCGGCGAGCCCGACCGTCTCGAGATCACCGACTCCGGCCAGGCGGGCGGCGCGCCGCTCACCGTCGCAGGGCCCTACCTGTTCTCCCTGCGCACCCTGCCGACGTCGACGACGCCGCAGGGCGTGCTGTGGCGGTTCGAGTTCAACGGCTGGGACGAACCGGGCGTCTTCACGAACCCGGGCACGGTCGGCAACAGCCGTCAGCTCGGCGCGATCGAGCAACTCGCCGCGGTCTACGGCTCCTACACCGACCCGATTCGCACCCTCTACGGCTCGACCGGCGACGGCGAGCTGCTCGAGATCACCGTGCCGAACGACACTCCGAAGTCGCACACGGTCCGCACCGTGGCAGCCGAGGGCTTCGACGACCTCACCTCGCTCGAGGTGCGCAACTGCTACGAGAGCGGCGGCCGCACGTTCACCGGCACGACCGACGACGGCGCCGTGGTGGTCTGGTACGACGCCGACCGCACCGACGGCATCGCGGGCGCCGACCTCGTGCGCATCGAGACCGGCGCGACGCTCGAGCCGGGCGACCACGCCTTCGGGTACTGAGCACAGAACCGCGGGGCCGGTCCTCGCGCGACGACCGGCCCCTCCGTGCGTCGGCGCACGCTCGGCTCGCCGCCGGGCGTGCCGCCGCGTTCGACCGCGATACTCCTGGTCGGGGCTACCGGCTCGACCCGGATGCCCGCCACCCCTCGAGCGCCGTGCGGAACGCCGCAGGTTGCTCGACCCACGGGTAGTGTCCGCACTCGGCGAGCATCCGCAGGTCGGCTCCGAGCGCGTCGGCGTACGCCCGCACCGGGCCCACGCCGACCAGGATGTCCCCGTCGCCGGCGACCACGAGGGTCGGGCGGCGGGGCGCCGCGAGGATACGGGCGGCCGCGTCATCCGGAATGCCGGTGAAGTAGGCCTCGATCGACGAGAGCCGCCAGGCTCCGACCGTCGCGTGCGCCCGCTCGCGCTCGGTCCAGCGCGCGTAGCCCGCGGGGCCCTCGGTCACGCGGGCGCGCTCGAACTCCGCCTGATCGCGCGGCCCGTCGCCCGTGATCGAGGCGAACGCGGCATCCACCAGCGGGTCGCGACGCGCCCGGGCGAGCGCATCGCCGTCGTACGCGACGCCCGTCAACCATGCCGCGGGCGGGGTCACCAGCGCGAGGCTGCGGATGCGCGCCGGGTGCCGCGCCAGCGCGGCGAGCGCGAGCCGGGTGCCGGCCGAGTGCGCGACCACGTCCACG
Proteins encoded in this window:
- a CDS encoding alpha/beta fold hydrolase, which produces MQTFVAADGAPIAYHVLGEPSAGEPGAGEPALLVPGGPCRGVDYLEDLAGVASDRPIAVLHPRGTPTTGGRSRGWWTDADDLVAFADHLGLDAVDVVAHSAGTRLALAALARHPARIRSLALVTPPAAWLTGVAYDGDALARARRDPLVDAAFASITGDGPRDQAEFERARVTEGPAGYARWTERERAHATVGAWRLSSIEAYFTGIPDDAAARILAAPRRPTLVVAGDGDILVGVGPVRAYADALGADLRMLAECGHYPWVEQPAAFRTALEGWRASGSSR
- the aceA gene encoding isocitrate lyase is translated as MSTQPARPGDQTQTAAELQLEWDANPRWEGVTRDYTAEDVIALRGPVREERTLARRGAEKLWEDIQRNTGTAFDRMDDPEWSAALGALTGNQAVQQVRAGLKAIYLSGWQVAADANLSGQTYPDQSLYPANSVPAVVRRINNALLRAGQIEQGTDGPDGERDWLAPIVADAEAGFGGPLNAYELMHQMIEAGAAGVHWEDQLASEKKCGHMGGKVLIPTSQHIRTINAARLAADVAGVPSVIIARTDALAATLLTSDHDERDRPFVTGERTAEGFYEVQNGIEPVIARGLAYAEYADLLWVESAEPDLDLARRFAEAVHAKFPGKRLSYNCSPSFNWKRHLDDDQIAKFQRELASMGYAFQFITLAGFHALNHSMFTLAKDYSERHMSAYVELQEAEFASEASGYTATRHQREVGTGYFDQIATALNPTSATLALVGSTEEDQFTH